The Chlorocebus sabaeus isolate Y175 chromosome 1, mChlSab1.0.hap1, whole genome shotgun sequence genome includes a region encoding these proteins:
- the LOC103241216 gene encoding olfactory receptor 10A4 gives MMWENWTIVSEFVLVSFSSLSTELQALLFLLFLTIYLVTLMGNVLIILVTIADSALQSPMYFFLRNLSFLEIGFNLVIVPKMLGTLIIQDTTISFLGCATQMYFFFFFGAAECYLLATMAYDRYVAICDPLHYPVIIGHRSCGQLAAASWFSGFPVATVQTTWIFSFPFCGPNRVNHFFCDSPPVIALVCADTSLFELEALTATVLFILFPFLLILGSYVRILSTIFRMPSAEGKHKAFSTCSSHLLVVSLFYSTAILMYFRPRSSASPESKKLLSLSYTVVTPMLNPIIYSLRNNEVKVALKRVIHRMLGSQKL, from the coding sequence ATGATGTGGGAAAACTGGACAATTGTCAGTGAATTTGTTCTTGTGAGCTTCTCATCCCTGTCCACTGAGCTTCAGGCTctgctgtttcttcttttcttgaccATTTACCTGGTTACTTTAATGGGCAATGTCCTCATCATCCTGGTCACTATAGCTGACTCTGCACTACAAAGTCCTATGTACTTCTTCCTCAGAAATTTGTCCTTCCTGGAGATAGGTTTCAACTTGGTTATTGTGCCCAAGATGCTGGGGACCCTGATCATTCAAGACACAACCATCTCCTTCCTTGGATGTGCCACTCAgatgtatttcttcttcttttttggagCTGCTGAGTGCTACCTCCTGGCCACCATGGCATATGACCGCTATGTGGCCATCTGTGACCCCTTGCACTACCCAGTCATCATAGGCCACAGATCCTGTGGCCAGCTGGCAGCTGCCTCTTGGTTCTCAGGGTTTCCAGTGGCCACTGTGCAAACGACATGGATTTTCAGTTTCCCTTTTTGTGGCCCCAACAGGGTGAACCACTTCTTCTGTGACAGTCCTCCTGTTATTGCACTGGTCTGTGCTGACACCTCTCTGTTTGAACTGGAGGCTCTGACAGCCACTGTTCtattcattctctttcctttcttgctgATCCTGGGATCCTATGTCCGCATCCTCTCCACTATCTTCAGGATGCCGTCGGCTGAGGGCAAACACAAGGCCTTTTCCACCTGTTCCTCCCATCTCCTAGTTGTCTCCCTCTTCTACAGCACTGCCATCCTCATGTATTTCCGACCCCGATCTAGTGCCTCTCCTGAGAGTAAGAAGCTGCTATCACTCTCTTACACAGTGGTGACTCCCATGTTGAACCCCATCATCTACAGCTTAAGGAATAATGAAGTGAAGGTTGCACTGAAGCGGGTTATCCACAGGATGCTGGGTTCTCAGAAACTATGA